Proteins found in one Zea mays cultivar B73 chromosome 1, Zm-B73-REFERENCE-NAM-5.0, whole genome shotgun sequence genomic segment:
- the LOC118473091 gene encoding uncharacterized protein, which translates to MNYPDAAADPWCCYSNNAGEAAAAAAVPTSGEEASRFFGDMVAAADYSTYVIYDYYAVSDVPLSVSKAIEKPRQVLVMLWLAAISIIFVGKRGSVGLDLKPIADVVHVSWAHGMSKDDLFELVLEQEGGAPGPGSMHPTVSCVWSSRFSKPPDVRFDPPSEDEMAAWLCTIVNGDEPACNDDNGDGDRLAADDGQEDGVPVMGTSTTTADKKEKAPTTTTVEGMMIMGNKEMRKAPAGGGSSRRSHHGEAHNLTEKRRRHKINERFKTLQQIVPGCSKSNQASTLDQTIHYMKSLQHQVQAMSSAGLLAPAAAAYPAVVQPRCVPLGTTPPVPFQAAAPTTMVLGGYHPPSSPATMVPFGTTAVLQLPHYPGDAAAVMVPVEPLYPAAAAPAAAAKGRAVAACVCE; encoded by the exons ATGAACTACCCAGATGCTGCGGCGGATCCGTGGTGCTGCTACAGCAACAACGCCGgcgaggccgccgccgccgccgccgtgcccacCTCGGGCGAGGAGGCCAGCCGTTTCTTCGGCGACATGGTTGCCGCCGCGGACTACTCCACGTACGTGATCTATGATTATTACGCCGTATCTGATGTGCCACTGAGTGTGTCTAAAGCGATAGAGAAGCCTAGACAGGTACTCGTTATGCTGTGGCTGGCAGCAATTAGCATAATATTTGTTGGGAAGCGAGG GAGTGTTGGCCTAGATCTAAAACCTATAGCTGATGTTGTGCATGTGTCGTGGGCTCACGGCATGTCTAA AGATGATCTGTTCGAGCTGGTGTTGGAGCAAGAAGGTGGTGCCCCAGGACCGGGTTCGATGCATCCGACGGTTTCCTGCGTCTGGTCGTCGAGGTTCAGCAAGCCACCGGATGTACGGTTCGACCCACCGTCGGAGGACGAGATGGCGGCGTGGCTCTGCACCATCGTCAATGGCGACGAACCTGCCTGCAATGATGACAACGGCGACGGTGACCGACTGGCGGCTGACGATGGTCAGGAGGATGGAGTGCCGGTGATGGGAACGTCGACCACGACGGCGGACAAGAAAGAAAAGGCTccaacgacgacgacggtggaagGGATGATGATTATGGGCAACAAG GAGATGAGAAAGGCGCCGGCGGGAGGCGGATCTTCGAGGAGGTCTCACCATGGAGAAGCACACAACCTGACAGAAAAG AGACGGAGGCACAAGATAAACGAGCGGTTCAAGACCCTGCAGCAGATCGTGCCGGGATGCAGCAAG TCCAACCAAGCCTCGACGCTGGACCAGACCATCCACTACATGAAGTCGCTGCAGCACCAGGTGCAGGCGATGTCGTCCGCCGGCCTGCTGGCACCGGCGGCGGCGGCATACCCCGCCGTCGTGCAGCCGCGGTGCGTGCCTCTGGGGACGACGCCGCCCGTGCCATTCCAAGCCGCAGCTCCGACGACGATGGTCCTCGGCGGCTACCACCCTCCGTCGTCGCCTGCCACCATGGTGCCCTTCGGAACGACGGCCGTGCTTCAGCTGCCGCATTACCCTGGCGACGCTGCAGCCGTGATGGTGCCTGTGGAGCCCCTGtacccggcggcggcggctcctGCAGCAGCAGCAAAGGGAAGGGCAGTAGCAGCCTGTGTGTGCGAATGA